In Chloroflexota bacterium, one genomic interval encodes:
- a CDS encoding (2Fe-2S)-binding protein, with amino-acid sequence MKNEIDFSVNGEAYAIVVESHHTLLRVLREQLVLTGTKNGCSEGECGACTVLFDGEPVNSCLVLGVEADGHEITTVEGLALGEKLAPVQQAMIDLGGTQCGFCTPGVLMAAHALLQRTPTPSDREIREGLVGNLCRCTGYTRIVDAVREAGRLMVNGQ; translated from the coding sequence ATGAAAAACGAAATCGATTTTTCAGTCAACGGCGAAGCCTATGCGATCGTGGTGGAGTCGCACCACACGTTGCTGCGTGTGTTGCGGGAGCAGTTGGTGCTGACAGGCACAAAAAACGGTTGCTCGGAAGGGGAGTGTGGAGCTTGCACAGTGCTCTTCGACGGCGAGCCGGTGAACTCCTGCCTGGTGCTGGGCGTCGAAGCCGATGGCCATGAGATCACCACGGTGGAGGGTCTGGCCCTGGGCGAGAAGCTGGCGCCGGTGCAACAGGCGATGATCGATCTGGGCGGCACGCAGTGTGGTTTCTGCACCCCGGGTGTTTTGATGGCAGCCCACGCGCTATTGCAGCGCACACCAACGCCCAGTGACCGGGAGATCCGGGAAGGGTTGGTGGGCAATCTCTGTCGCTGTACCGGATATACCCGGATCGTGGACGCGGTGCGGGAGGCAGGCAGACTAATGGTCAACGGTCAATAG
- a CDS encoding xanthine dehydrogenase family protein subunit M, with the protein MQPFDYYQAQSIEEASRLLIQYNGKAKIVAGATDLLIRIERGFLAPAVLIDVKKIPGFREIASGGSGGLRIGAAATMNQVVVDPLVVERYPLLADACRSVASYQLRNRATMGGNLCNGSPAADSAPALICYGASIELFGPAGTREMPLEAFFLGPGATALQAGELLTAILLPPPPTGAVGCWHKLGRTTVGDISVMNVAVLGWPDGDANSGASWRITLGSVAPTPLRATEAENLLARDSSSEGVAAAARAAAEASKPIDDIRASAVYRRDMVRVLTRRSVEKILNVTMS; encoded by the coding sequence TTGCAACCTTTCGATTATTACCAGGCTCAATCGATCGAAGAGGCCAGCCGGCTTTTGATCCAATACAATGGCAAGGCGAAGATAGTGGCCGGGGCAACCGACCTGTTGATCCGGATCGAACGGGGATTCCTGGCTCCGGCTGTTTTGATCGATGTCAAAAAGATTCCCGGCTTTCGCGAGATAGCATCTGGCGGCAGTGGGGGCCTGCGTATCGGGGCGGCGGCGACCATGAACCAGGTGGTGGTAGATCCCCTGGTGGTAGAGCGCTATCCCCTGCTGGCAGACGCCTGCCGCTCGGTGGCCTCCTACCAGTTGCGCAACCGCGCCACGATGGGCGGCAATCTCTGCAACGGATCGCCGGCCGCGGACAGCGCGCCTGCCCTTATCTGTTACGGCGCCAGTATCGAGCTTTTCGGGCCGGCAGGAACTCGTGAAATGCCCCTGGAGGCGTTTTTTCTGGGCCCGGGTGCGACAGCATTGCAGGCAGGCGAATTATTAACGGCGATCCTTTTGCCTCCTCCTCCGACGGGCGCCGTTGGATGCTGGCACAAGCTGGGCCGCACGACAGTCGGCGACATCTCAGTGATGAACGTTGCTGTCCTGGGCTGGCCCGACGGCGATGCCAACTCCGGGGCTTCATGGCGGATAACGCTAGGTTCGGTTGCCCCCACGCCCCTTCGCGCCACGGAGGCGGAGAACCTGCTGGCCCGCGATAGCTCATCCGAGGGTGTGGCAGCGGCGGCCCGGGCGGCAGCAGAAGCTTCGAAACCAATCGACGACATCCGCGCGAGCGCGGTTTATCGCCGGGATATGGTTCGGGTGTTGACGCGGCGTAGTGTCGAGAAGATACTGAATGTCACGATGTCATAA
- a CDS encoding pilus assembly protein CpaE, with amino-acid sequence MLTLTVAQDLKDAGLAWQPTVLDFFTLPMEGFTDQVFVINNMTIMAEPIRGKLAITFHGTVEWALDHIFVTEVVWIPREDQLREMLEERLLGENQPALVLGTTQFGYRCDIHYRGESLSFEDFSASGAYASALLFVLNPRRRGSMA; translated from the coding sequence ATGCTAACACTGACAGTGGCACAGGATCTAAAGGACGCTGGCCTTGCCTGGCAGCCAACCGTGCTCGATTTTTTCACTCTTCCCATGGAGGGGTTTACGGATCAGGTGTTTGTCATCAATAATATGACGATTATGGCCGAACCGATCCGCGGCAAGCTGGCCATCACCTTCCACGGCACGGTGGAATGGGCGCTCGACCACATCTTCGTGACAGAGGTGGTGTGGATTCCCCGGGAAGACCAGCTGCGGGAGATGTTGGAAGAGCGTTTGTTGGGTGAAAACCAGCCGGCCCTGGTGTTGGGCACCACCCAATTTGGCTACCGTTGTGACATCCACTATCGAGGAGAATCGTTGTCATTCGAGGATTTTAGCGCCAGCGGCGCCTATGCATCGGCGTTGCTGTTCGTATTGAACCCGCGTAGGCGGGGATCCATGGCGTGA
- a CDS encoding PhzF family phenazine biosynthesis protein: MVPIRFYQVDVFCDRPFGGNPLAVFPDAAGLTRKEMQQLALELNLSETTFVFPPDSAQADFKVRIFTPVAEIPFAGHPLVGTHWVLADLGRVPLEEPTTTVTFELGVGLRSGHLHVRSGEVDRVVTAHQAPQFRATATQSQARRLAQALQIPFHAIVDTGKPVQVVSTGYPQLFVPVNSLAIVSGIDVLQIDAAELGKVCCEMGLEGADVAVFSLETMYEDRDVHMRFFAPHHGILEDPATGSASGGMASYLVHHQLVSASPPVTTIVTEQGIEMKRPSKVTIEIEGSPEEISMVWVSGDVVPVMSGVFFWRE, from the coding sequence ATGGTACCCATACGATTCTACCAGGTCGATGTCTTCTGCGACAGGCCCTTTGGGGGCAATCCGCTGGCCGTTTTCCCCGACGCGGCCGGATTGACCAGGAAGGAAATGCAGCAGCTGGCCCTTGAGCTCAATCTCTCCGAAACTACCTTCGTATTTCCTCCGGACAGCGCTCAGGCGGACTTCAAAGTCCGGATATTCACGCCGGTTGCCGAGATTCCCTTTGCGGGGCATCCCCTGGTGGGCACCCACTGGGTATTGGCCGATCTCGGCCGCGTGCCATTGGAGGAACCGACAACCACTGTTACATTTGAACTGGGCGTGGGTTTACGCTCCGGGCATCTGCATGTTCGCTCGGGCGAGGTTGATCGCGTGGTGACCGCACACCAGGCGCCGCAGTTCCGGGCAACGGCAACCCAGTCGCAGGCACGACGACTGGCCCAGGCCCTCCAGATTCCTTTCCACGCCATTGTCGATACGGGCAAACCAGTTCAGGTGGTATCGACAGGGTACCCCCAGCTTTTCGTGCCCGTAAACAGCTTGGCGATCGTTAGCGGGATCGACGTGCTGCAAATCGACGCGGCAGAATTAGGCAAGGTGTGTTGCGAGATGGGTTTGGAAGGCGCCGATGTGGCGGTCTTCAGCCTGGAAACAATGTATGAAGACCGCGATGTTCATATGCGGTTTTTTGCGCCTCACCATGGCATTCTTGAGGACCCGGCGACAGGCTCCGCCAGCGGAGGTATGGCCTCCTATCTGGTGCATCACCAACTGGTTTCTGCGTCGCCTCCCGTCACAACTATCGTAACGGAACAAGGCATCGAGATGAAGCGTCCCAGCAAAGTGACGATCGAGATAGAAGGATCCCCGGAGGAGATCAGCATGGTGTGGGTCAGCGGCGACGTCGTACCGGTCATGTCGGGTGTGTTTTTCTGGCGAGAGTGA
- a CDS encoding RNA-binding protein — protein MSKRLYVGNLPFSAEDDQIRELFGEYGEVEAVDLIADRETGRPRGFGFVEMNDEGAVAAIAALDGTLFGGRNLRVNEARPRQERSNDRPRNDW, from the coding sequence ATGTCTAAACGACTCTATGTTGGCAATCTGCCGTTCAGTGCGGAGGATGACCAGATTCGAGAACTGTTTGGGGAATACGGCGAGGTTGAGGCCGTGGACCTGATAGCAGATCGCGAAACGGGACGACCCCGCGGATTCGGGTTCGTCGAAATGAATGACGAAGGTGCAGTTGCCGCGATTGCAGCTCTCGATGGCACCCTTTTCGGAGGCCGCAACCTTCGCGTCAATGAGGCTCGGCCTCGCCAGGAACGGAGCAACGACAGGCCTCGGAACGACTGGTAA
- a CDS encoding dienelactone hydrolase family protein has translation MPTDTITIPVSSGEISGYYAWPENDGPWPAVVIIHELFGLNENIRDTARRFAAQGYAALAVDLFHGRNRTVCMARFMGGMFLRSLDHGAIGDLKASLSHLASLPGVDPQRLGAIGFCMGGSFAIAWACTDDRLKVIAPFYSMNPRPLDAVARSCPVVGSFPEKDFTASGARKLEEILDRSDVPRDFKTYPGAKHSFFNDRGDNYDPAASEDAWNRTLAFFSNHLPTTTS, from the coding sequence ATGCCAACAGATACCATTACGATTCCCGTGTCATCGGGCGAGATCAGCGGCTATTACGCCTGGCCGGAGAACGATGGTCCATGGCCTGCCGTGGTCATCATCCACGAGCTGTTCGGCCTGAACGAGAACATTCGCGACACCGCCAGGCGTTTTGCCGCCCAAGGCTACGCGGCCCTGGCCGTCGACCTCTTCCATGGACGCAACCGGACGGTCTGTATGGCCCGTTTCATGGGCGGCATGTTCCTGCGCTCCCTCGACCATGGCGCTATCGGCGACCTGAAGGCCAGCCTCTCCCATCTGGCCAGCCTGCCCGGGGTTGACCCGCAGCGATTGGGCGCCATCGGGTTCTGCATGGGTGGCAGTTTTGCCATCGCCTGGGCCTGCACCGACGACCGTTTGAAAGTCATTGCACCCTTCTACAGCATGAATCCTCGTCCCCTGGATGCCGTTGCACGCTCCTGCCCGGTGGTAGGCTCCTTTCCGGAAAAGGATTTCACGGCCAGCGGCGCTCGCAAGCTCGAGGAGATATTGGACCGCTCCGACGTGCCCCGCGATTTCAAGACCTACCCCGGCGCTAAACACTCCTTCTTCAACGACCGGGGGGATAACTACGATCCGGCGGCCTCCGAGGATGCCTGGAACCGCACACTGGCCTTTTTCAGTAACCATCTGCCCACAACAACGTCCTGA